A window of Microcystis aeruginosa FD4 contains these coding sequences:
- the ligA gene encoding NAD-dependent DNA ligase LigA: MTIPLEIQQRCQQLKTELQRASYAYYVLDDPFIPDSVYDQLYRELEDLEKRYPQLITPDSPTQRVGDKISSQFVSVRHHIPLYSLENAFNLEELNKWGSRWQRYVNETQDTEYVCELKIDGSALALTYENGFFVRGVTRGDGVTGEDITPNVRTIRSIPLRLNIDNPPAIVEVRGEAFLPLDTFDKINQEREEKGESLFANPRNAAAGTLRQLDPKIVDKRRLQFFAYTLHLDDKHISTQWQSLDRLETMGFLVNPHRQLCPSLQEVAQYYQDWQEKRHQLAYMTDGVVVKINDLQRQNRLGFTQKFPRWAIALKYPAEEVPTIVKDIIVNVGRTGAVTPMAVMEPVQVAGTTVQRATLHNSDRVAELDIRIGDTAIIRKAGEIIPEVVRILPELRPPHTLPFQMPTNCPECQSPLVRPVGEVVTRCVNSSCPAILRGSVVHWASRDALDIRGLGEKVVILLIEQGLVTAISDLYSLEKTEIAKLDRMGEKSALNLITAMAQSKNQSWSRVLYGLGIRYVGSVNAKILAESFRTVEELANASVTDLASVYGIGEEIAQSVYDWFRIEANRDLVAKLQAAGLQFATAAKTTTTKATLAGKTFVITGTLPTLKREEAKELIEKAGGKVTGSVSKKTDYLVTGEAAGSKLEKALELGITQLTEAQLLELIKA, encoded by the coding sequence ATGACTATCCCCTTAGAAATCCAACAACGTTGCCAACAACTAAAAACAGAACTACAAAGAGCCAGTTATGCTTATTATGTTCTTGATGATCCTTTTATACCCGATAGCGTTTATGATCAACTTTATCGGGAATTAGAAGACCTAGAAAAGCGTTATCCCCAATTAATCACCCCCGATAGTCCCACCCAAAGAGTCGGGGATAAAATCTCTAGTCAATTTGTTTCTGTCCGTCATCATATTCCCCTGTATAGTCTCGAAAATGCCTTTAACCTCGAAGAATTAAATAAATGGGGCAGCCGTTGGCAAAGATATGTAAATGAAACCCAAGACACGGAATATGTGTGTGAACTAAAAATCGATGGTTCTGCATTAGCTTTAACCTACGAAAACGGTTTTTTCGTCAGAGGTGTTACTAGAGGGGATGGAGTCACTGGAGAAGATATTACCCCCAATGTGCGGACAATTCGCTCTATTCCTTTACGCTTAAATATAGATAATCCCCCGGCAATTGTGGAAGTGCGCGGTGAAGCTTTTTTACCCCTCGATACCTTTGATAAAATCAATCAAGAAAGAGAAGAAAAGGGTGAATCTCTCTTTGCTAATCCCCGCAATGCGGCAGCGGGAACCCTACGACAATTAGATCCGAAAATAGTTGATAAAAGACGCTTACAATTTTTTGCCTATACCCTGCATTTAGACGATAAACATATCAGTACTCAATGGCAATCTTTAGACAGATTAGAAACCATGGGATTTCTGGTTAATCCCCACCGTCAACTCTGTCCATCCCTGCAAGAAGTGGCACAATACTATCAAGATTGGCAAGAAAAACGTCATCAATTAGCCTACATGACCGATGGTGTCGTAGTCAAAATCAACGATTTACAGCGACAAAATCGGTTAGGATTCACTCAAAAATTCCCCCGGTGGGCTATCGCTTTAAAATATCCCGCCGAAGAAGTCCCCACGATAGTTAAAGATATTATCGTCAATGTGGGACGCACCGGCGCAGTCACACCCATGGCGGTGATGGAACCGGTACAGGTAGCAGGAACCACCGTACAAAGGGCTACTTTACATAATAGCGATCGAGTGGCCGAATTAGATATCCGCATCGGTGACACGGCAATTATCCGCAAAGCGGGGGAAATTATTCCGGAAGTGGTGAGAATCCTGCCAGAATTGCGGCCTCCCCACACTTTACCCTTCCAGATGCCCACTAATTGCCCTGAATGTCAATCTCCCCTAGTTCGTCCGGTGGGGGAAGTGGTGACGCGCTGTGTCAATAGTTCCTGTCCAGCGATTTTGCGGGGAAGTGTAGTACATTGGGCCAGTCGCGATGCTCTCGATATCCGGGGATTAGGGGAAAAAGTGGTGATTTTGCTGATTGAACAGGGATTAGTTACCGCCATTTCTGACCTCTACAGCCTCGAAAAAACGGAAATTGCCAAATTAGACCGAATGGGCGAGAAATCCGCCTTAAATTTGATTACAGCTATGGCTCAGAGCAAAAATCAAAGCTGGTCGAGGGTACTTTATGGGCTAGGGATTCGCTATGTGGGCAGCGTTAACGCCAAAATTCTCGCCGAAAGTTTTCGGACTGTGGAGGAGTTAGCTAACGCCAGCGTGACTGATTTAGCTTCTGTCTATGGTATTGGTGAAGAAATCGCCCAATCGGTCTATGATTGGTTTAGAATCGAGGCTAATCGGGATTTAGTCGCTAAATTACAAGCGGCCGGTTTACAATTTGCCACAGCAGCAAAAACCACCACCACTAAAGCCACCTTAGCAGGGAAAACCTTTGTGATTACTGGCACTTTACCAACTCTCAAACGGGAGGAAGCGAAAGAATTAATCGAAAAAGCTGGGGGGAAAGTGACGGGTTCTGTGAGTAAAAAAACTGATTATTTAGTTACTGGAGAAGCGGCGGGTTCTAAGTTAGAAAAAGCCCTAGAATTGGGCATTACTCAGCTAACCGAAGCACAATTACTCGAATTAATCAAGGCTTAA
- a CDS encoding IS5 family transposase, which produces MTYEKVKNLNPEEFKRFCGVYPETFKDMVKVLAAEKVLQKKSGRPSKLSLEDQILMTLEYLREYSTYFHLGINWEINETTALRITRKVENILIKSGLFNLPGKKTVHQANSDRELVVVDVAEPEIERPQKKQKDYYSGKQGYHTIKSQVLAAQKTGMIVCTAHGKGRIHDFNLWKNSQIGSDKNIECLADKGDQGIQKLHKNSRIPNKKKKDQELSLEEKEFNRQLSRERIVIEPIHRSLKRFRILSSRYRNRRRRFGLRFNLIAGIYNYELALGYNQVAE; this is translated from the coding sequence ATGACTTACGAAAAAGTAAAAAATTTGAATCCAGAAGAGTTTAAACGCTTTTGTGGAGTATATCCTGAAACATTTAAGGATATGGTGAAGGTTTTGGCTGCCGAAAAAGTTCTGCAAAAAAAATCGGGAAGACCAAGTAAATTAAGTCTAGAAGACCAAATCTTGATGACCTTAGAGTATTTACGGGAATATAGTACTTATTTCCATCTCGGAATTAATTGGGAGATTAATGAGACAACAGCCCTACGAATCACTAGAAAGGTAGAAAATATTCTGATAAAATCTGGATTGTTTAATCTGCCGGGGAAAAAGACAGTTCACCAGGCGAATAGTGACCGAGAGCTAGTGGTAGTAGATGTAGCAGAGCCTGAGATAGAAAGACCTCAAAAAAAGCAGAAAGATTACTATAGCGGGAAACAAGGCTATCATACAATAAAATCGCAAGTTCTTGCGGCACAAAAAACAGGAATGATAGTCTGTACCGCTCATGGGAAGGGAAGAATACATGACTTTAATCTTTGGAAAAATAGTCAAATTGGGAGCGATAAAAATATTGAATGTTTAGCAGATAAGGGCGATCAAGGAATTCAAAAGCTGCACAAAAATAGTAGAATTCCTAACAAAAAAAAGAAAGATCAAGAATTAAGCTTAGAAGAAAAAGAATTTAATCGCCAGTTATCAAGAGAAAGAATTGTTATCGAACCTATTCACAGAAGTCTGAAGAGATTTAGAATTTTATCATCAAGATACAGGAATCGGAGACGACGTTTTGGTCTGAGATTTAATTTAATCGCTGGCATTTACAACTACGAACTTGCTTTAGGCTATAATCAAGTAGCTGAATAA
- a CDS encoding helix-turn-helix domain-containing protein yields the protein MIELAAKQKFAAIKLKHDQIFGQVIASLRKQHQLRQSDIIGVSERQVRRIEQGEGTKVETLNLFAQAQKMELNDYLDAVAGLIDNTSVDLLQS from the coding sequence GTGATTGAACTGGCAGCAAAACAAAAGTTTGCAGCGATTAAATTAAAACATGATCAGATTTTTGGTCAAGTGATCGCATCTTTACGCAAACAGCATCAACTGCGACAATCAGATATTATAGGAGTATCCGAGCGTCAAGTGAGACGCATTGAACAGGGAGAAGGAACAAAGGTAGAAACCCTTAATTTATTTGCCCAAGCTCAGAAAATGGAACTTAATGATTATCTTGATGCTGTTGCTGGGTTAATCGATAATACTTCAGTAGATTTGCTCCAATCTTAA
- a CDS encoding glycosyltransferase family 9 protein, with translation MRILTLVPGGISDQLLFFPTLETLQQTYPQSSIDVLVEPRAKAAYRLCPQVREVLLFDYRDQYGLADYLNILGVIRDREYEIAISLTNRPAINLLLWLNGVLNRIGYENNGSWFLSEQVPRPTEGYLADNYHALVKGLKIAAPCPPLKITLNRDDIDWAQMEQQRLNIKDSGYILLYAGGSDLSINQGLETVYPLESWLEIIQGIRHQQPDLPIIAIEGDMDEAWVLALKAMDNNLKVSRTADIGKMAAMIAGANLLLATESVPLQLAVAVGTYTLSLLIPSLSKRVLPSGGELHRYIEANTGKVADITPETVLKKIWGR, from the coding sequence ATGCGAATATTAACCCTTGTACCGGGAGGAATTAGCGATCAACTGCTCTTTTTTCCCACTCTAGAAACCCTCCAGCAAACTTACCCCCAAAGCAGCATTGATGTTTTGGTCGAACCTAGGGCAAAGGCTGCCTATCGTCTCTGTCCGCAGGTTAGGGAAGTGCTTTTATTTGACTATCGAGATCAGTACGGATTAGCGGATTATTTAAATATTTTGGGAGTAATTCGGGACCGGGAGTACGAAATCGCCATTAGTCTCACTAATCGTCCTGCTATCAACCTTTTACTCTGGTTAAATGGTGTTCTTAACCGTATAGGCTATGAAAATAATGGCAGCTGGTTCTTATCGGAACAAGTACCCCGGCCAACGGAAGGCTATCTAGCGGATAATTATCACGCACTGGTCAAAGGGTTAAAGATTGCCGCACCCTGTCCACCTTTAAAAATAACATTGAATCGGGATGATATCGATTGGGCCCAAATGGAGCAGCAACGCCTCAATATCAAGGATAGCGGCTATATTCTCCTCTACGCCGGCGGTAGCGATCTGAGCATCAACCAAGGACTGGAAACGGTTTATCCCCTAGAGAGTTGGCTGGAAATTATCCAAGGCATTCGCCATCAACAACCAGATTTGCCAATTATAGCGATCGAAGGCGATATGGATGAAGCTTGGGTTTTAGCACTCAAAGCCATGGATAATAACTTAAAAGTGTCCAGAACGGCCGATATCGGTAAAATGGCGGCCATGATCGCCGGTGCCAATTTATTGTTAGCTACCGAAAGTGTCCCTTTACAGTTAGCCGTGGCCGTGGGAACCTATACCCTCTCTCTGCTGATTCCTTCGTTGTCTAAGAGAGTTTTACCGAGTGGGGGAGAGCTGCATCGATATATTGAAGCTAATACGGGAAAAGTCGCCGATATTACCCCCGAAACTGTCCTGAAAAAGATTTGGGGCCGGTAA
- a CDS encoding DEAD/DEAH box helicase has protein sequence MKESLNPTSLDFKTIFPFKLDDFQQSAIAALAAGKSVVVCAPTGSGKTLIGEYAIYRALERGKRVFYTTPLKALSNQKFRDFQEKFGRTPTDGDEDSPLLFAEVGLITGDVVINPSALIVVMTTEIFRNMLYRTPIGEVGTSLENVETLVLDECHYISDRGRGTVWEESIIYCPPSIQLVALSATIGNPGELTDWINWVRQQPQPGDNKQTSSCELINSDFRPVPLRFYFANKEGLFPLLDPKQSKVNPKLRSKVGHGKPRRLKREDCPTIASIVTTLRDKDMLPAIYVIFSRKGCDQAIRELKNLNLVNPEEARAIYYRLLIFFLEDNPNLQELALSFFAVENPPLHQKLLAFFANNPQSDDQLLRLLTAAPETKNQLFEFLASASQLVRADQVEPLTRGCGVHHAGILPLWKELVEQLFEAGLIKVVFATATLSAGINMPARTTVISALSKRTDDGHSMLTPSEFVQIAGRAGRRGMDAVGHVVTVQTPFEGAKEAAFLATAQPEPLQSCFAPSYGMVLNLLQKHSLEEVKDLLERSFAEYLARLKLSPERQQITALTTELAKLDMELAGIEREQVFSYEKLRERLREEERLYKILASQSEAQKRQEIHLKLPNITVGTILHLKGKHIKVPVPVPAIFVNTLHGAGQVRTLVCLGSDNRWYLAAYADISEIDRGFLSPAELGELIPPSLEAVSLGGWRKGEENTQAIADLIPQQVQGIPPVAELATQAQRVEIVNSQIAAHPLQKRKNPGRLMKLYYDREIARDKLHKAQIKYQKQQSRKSYYWEEFLNLIEILREFQALEGYLPTPLGEAAATIRGENELWLGLAMMSGDLDRLTPSQLAAAISAMITEPPRPDTWCNYPPVPEVIDILRQGEGNSPGLREVRRLLYQAQSRYDITIPVWLETQLMGIASRWAQGTSWPELCENTSLDEGDLVRLLRRTVDVLWQIPQIPRVSQVLKDNARLAVTAMKRFPL, from the coding sequence AATACGCTATCTATCGCGCCCTCGAAAGGGGCAAACGAGTTTTCTACACCACTCCCCTGAAAGCTCTTTCTAACCAAAAATTCCGGGATTTTCAAGAAAAATTCGGTCGCACCCCCACCGATGGCGATGAGGATTCCCCGCTGCTCTTTGCCGAAGTGGGATTAATTACCGGCGATGTGGTGATCAATCCTTCAGCATTAATTGTAGTCATGACTACAGAAATTTTTCGCAATATGCTGTATAGAACCCCGATCGGTGAGGTAGGCACTTCCCTAGAAAACGTGGAAACCCTGGTTCTCGATGAATGTCACTATATCAGCGATCGAGGTCGCGGCACCGTTTGGGAAGAATCAATTATCTACTGTCCCCCTAGTATCCAATTAGTTGCCCTCTCCGCCACCATCGGCAACCCCGGGGAACTCACCGACTGGATTAACTGGGTGCGGCAACAGCCCCAACCCGGCGATAATAAGCAGACCTCCAGCTGCGAGCTAATTAACTCCGATTTTCGCCCCGTCCCCCTGCGCTTTTATTTTGCCAATAAAGAGGGATTATTCCCGCTGCTCGACCCAAAACAGAGCAAAGTTAACCCGAAACTACGCTCAAAAGTCGGCCACGGCAAACCCCGACGCTTAAAACGAGAAGATTGTCCCACCATCGCCTCGATTGTCACCACGCTGCGGGACAAGGATATGCTCCCAGCCATTTACGTCATTTTCAGCCGCAAAGGTTGCGATCAGGCGATTCGAGAGCTAAAAAACCTCAATCTCGTTAATCCAGAAGAAGCTAGAGCCATTTACTATCGTTTACTCATTTTCTTTCTGGAAGATAATCCCAATCTGCAAGAACTCGCCCTTTCCTTCTTTGCCGTCGAAAATCCGCCCCTACACCAAAAATTACTGGCTTTTTTCGCTAATAACCCCCAGTCCGACGATCAACTCCTCCGCCTCTTAACCGCCGCCCCCGAGACGAAAAATCAACTGTTTGAATTCCTAGCCAGTGCTTCCCAATTGGTGCGCGCCGACCAAGTGGAACCCCTCACCCGGGGCTGTGGTGTTCACCATGCCGGGATTTTACCCCTCTGGAAAGAATTAGTCGAACAACTCTTTGAAGCTGGTTTAATTAAAGTGGTTTTTGCCACCGCTACCCTCTCGGCCGGGATTAATATGCCCGCCCGCACCACCGTCATCTCGGCTCTCTCCAAACGCACCGATGATGGCCATAGTATGCTGACTCCCTCGGAATTTGTCCAGATTGCTGGCCGGGCCGGTCGCCGGGGAATGGATGCGGTGGGCCATGTGGTGACAGTACAAACGCCCTTTGAAGGGGCAAAAGAAGCGGCTTTTCTGGCCACCGCCCAACCGGAACCCCTGCAAAGCTGTTTTGCGCCCAGTTACGGCATGGTCTTAAATCTCCTGCAAAAACACAGTCTAGAGGAGGTAAAAGACCTCTTAGAGCGCAGTTTCGCCGAATATCTCGCTCGTTTGAAGTTAAGCCCCGAACGACAACAGATTACCGCCTTAACCACCGAATTAGCTAAGTTGGATATGGAATTAGCCGGTATCGAACGGGAGCAGGTCTTCAGTTACGAAAAGCTACGGGAAAGACTGCGGGAAGAAGAAAGACTGTATAAAATCCTCGCTAGTCAGTCAGAGGCACAGAAAAGACAGGAAATACATCTAAAATTGCCGAATATTACCGTCGGAACCATCCTCCATCTCAAGGGCAAACATATTAAGGTTCCCGTCCCCGTCCCCGCTATCTTTGTCAATACCCTGCACGGTGCTGGTCAAGTGCGAACCCTTGTTTGTTTAGGCAGTGATAATCGCTGGTATTTAGCCGCCTATGCCGATATTAGCGAGATCGACCGAGGTTTTCTCTCTCCTGCGGAATTAGGCGAACTAATACCCCCTTCCCTGGAAGCAGTTTCCCTAGGGGGTTGGCGCAAGGGTGAGGAAAATACTCAGGCGATCGCCGATTTAATCCCCCAACAAGTGCAAGGCATCCCACCAGTGGCGGAACTGGCAACACAAGCACAAAGAGTAGAAATTGTCAATAGTCAAATTGCCGCTCATCCCCTGCAAAAACGCAAAAATCCGGGGCGATTGATGAAATTATACTACGATCGAGAGATTGCTCGCGATAAGTTACACAAAGCCCAGATTAAATACCAAAAACAACAATCCCGCAAATCCTACTACTGGGAAGAATTTCTGAATCTAATCGAGATTTTGCGAGAATTCCAAGCATTAGAGGGTTATTTGCCCACTCCCCTCGGAGAAGCGGCGGCCACTATTCGCGGGGAAAATGAACTCTGGTTAGGATTAGCGATGATGTCCGGAGATTTGGACAGATTGACTCCTAGCCAACTAGCCGCCGCCATCAGCGCTATGATTACGGAACCCCCTCGCCCCGATACTTGGTGCAATTACCCGCCTGTGCCAGAAGTTATCGATATTTTGCGACAAGGAGAGGGAAATTCCCCCGGTCTGCGAGAAGTTCGCCGTTTACTCTATCAAGCTCAATCTCGCTACGATATCACTATTCCCGTCTGGTTAGAAACCCAACTGATGGGGATTGCCTCCCGTTGGGCCCAGGGGACATCCTGGCCGGAATTGTGCGAAAATACTAGCCTCGATGAGGGAGATCTAGTGCGATTATTACGGCGCACCGTCGATGTTCTCTGGCAAATTCCCCAAATTCCCCGGGTTTCCCAAGTCCTTAAAGATAATGCCCGTCTCGCCGTCACAGCCATGAAGCGCTTTCCTCTGTAA
- a CDS encoding tetratricopeptide repeat protein, with protein MHKDTPMSTVLKNFLPYLGRLVIVALLCSLVLGGWPRQGKAAKSVHLSYWMRSGIEQLEAGNYQQALQDFNQSIERENNLALAYSNRCLTEIYLQDYLRAWQDCTRSLQEQSDNYLAYFHRGLAFYRLGDYPQALTDYNQTIRLKPTYYQAYYNRGLVQAARKNYPLALADFNQSLRQITNWQPDTLATIYNDRGLSHLALDNFTSAKADFNQALRLNKNNASAYYNLACTAHQLGEYDRSIAHLNRAIAIDPFYADAYIRRGLLRHQLGYYQSALADLNQGANHLYQQGLHQNYQQILALIEQIHRQLLSLPSPIV; from the coding sequence ATGCACAAAGATACTCCTATGTCAACGGTTTTGAAAAATTTTCTTCCTTACCTCGGTCGATTGGTTATTGTTGCACTGCTCTGTTCGCTGGTGCTGGGGGGATGGCCTCGGCAGGGAAAAGCAGCTAAATCAGTACATTTATCCTACTGGATGCGATCGGGAATTGAACAACTAGAGGCGGGTAATTATCAGCAAGCTTTGCAGGATTTCAATCAGTCGATCGAACGGGAAAATAACTTGGCCCTAGCCTACAGTAATCGCTGTTTAACTGAGATTTATTTACAGGATTATCTCCGCGCTTGGCAGGATTGCACCCGCTCTTTACAAGAGCAATCTGATAATTATCTAGCCTATTTCCATCGGGGTTTAGCTTTTTATCGTTTGGGAGATTATCCACAGGCGCTGACCGATTATAACCAGACTATCCGGTTAAAACCCACCTATTATCAAGCCTACTATAATCGTGGTTTAGTTCAGGCGGCTAGGAAAAATTATCCCCTTGCCCTAGCTGATTTTAATCAATCCTTGCGTCAAATTACTAACTGGCAACCCGATACTTTAGCCACTATTTATAATGATCGAGGTTTATCTCATTTAGCCCTCGACAATTTTACCTCAGCCAAAGCGGATTTTAATCAAGCTCTCCGGTTAAATAAAAATAATGCCTCAGCCTACTATAATCTAGCTTGTACCGCTCACCAATTAGGTGAATACGACCGCTCGATCGCCCATTTAAATCGAGCGATTGCCATCGATCCTTTTTATGCCGATGCTTATATTAGAAGGGGATTACTGCGGCATCAATTGGGTTATTACCAATCGGCTTTAGCGGATTTAAATCAAGGAGCAAATCACCTCTATCAACAGGGATTGCACCAGAATTATCAGCAAATCCTCGCCCTAATCGAGCAAATACACCGACAGTTACTTTCCTTACCATCTCCCATTGTTTAA
- a CDS encoding YceD family protein, with product METIFIPHLLKSPDRQRVIIIDNFIPGLETLTPVRGTLLVRHGGNFLEVSVKAETIVTLTCDRCLQQYNHRLQLNTSELIWLDKNKDYDNSYPLEREIAYEDLSETLDPNGDFDPQMWLYEQLCLTLPPRQLCSANCQPPDFLLPEKTAIDGRWASLESLKSQLSQSQN from the coding sequence ATGGAAACTATTTTTATCCCCCACCTCCTCAAATCTCCTGATCGACAAAGAGTGATCATCATCGATAATTTTATCCCCGGTCTAGAAACCTTGACACCAGTGCGGGGGACTTTGCTGGTTAGACATGGGGGGAATTTTTTGGAAGTATCGGTGAAAGCAGAAACCATCGTCACCTTAACCTGCGATCGCTGTTTACAACAATATAATCATCGTCTGCAATTAAACACTTCCGAATTAATCTGGCTAGACAAAAATAAAGACTACGATAACTCCTATCCTCTAGAGCGAGAAATAGCCTACGAAGACCTCTCGGAAACCCTCGATCCTAACGGGGATTTTGACCCGCAAATGTGGTTATACGAGCAGTTATGTCTAACTTTGCCCCCCCGTCAACTCTGCAGCGCCAATTGTCAACCACCTGATTTTCTTCTTCCGGAAAAGACTGCTATCGATGGTCGTTGGGCCTCCCTAGAATCCCTGAAAAGTCAGTTATCTCAATCGCAAAATTGA